A window from Chryseobacterium vaccae encodes these proteins:
- a CDS encoding RNA polymerase sigma factor produces the protein MEVVEEITMPQKDKESIISQTVSKYGGKLMSYIRPKVKNTEDAEDILQEVWYQFSSITNLSEIVNVGGWLYRVTANKITDRYRKKKTENLEDFVYEDEDGEFSIKDILLMDDSAGPEIKMFQDEIWKKLFEALDELPEKQRLVYVENELNDKTLQEIADEQGENIKTIISRKNYAVKHLRNRLRRLYEDLKS, from the coding sequence ATGGAGGTTGTCGAAGAAATAACAATGCCACAGAAGGATAAAGAAAGTATTATCTCACAGACCGTTTCAAAGTACGGAGGAAAGCTGATGTCTTATATTCGTCCTAAAGTGAAAAACACCGAAGATGCAGAAGATATTCTGCAGGAAGTGTGGTACCAGTTCAGCAGCATAACCAATCTGTCAGAGATTGTCAATGTCGGAGGATGGCTGTACAGGGTAACGGCCAATAAAATCACGGACCGTTACCGCAAAAAGAAAACAGAAAATCTGGAAGACTTTGTTTATGAAGATGAAGACGGAGAGTTTTCTATCAAAGATATTCTGCTGATGGATGACAGTGCCGGCCCCGAAATTAAAATGTTTCAGGACGAGATCTGGAAAAAGTTATTTGAGGCCCTTGACGAACTTCCCGAAAAACAAAGATTAGTCTACGTAGAAAATGAACTGAATGACAAAACGCTCCAGGAGATCGCTGATGAGCAGGGCGAAAATATCAAAACCATTATCAGCCGTAAAAATTATGCTGTAAAGCATTTAAGAAACAGGTTGAGAAGATTATACGAAGATTTAAAAAGTTAG
- a CDS encoding SDR family oxidoreductase, producing the protein MKTQNKSQSKSKVPKEGLFPEIIRNDYLGSRKLADKKAVISGGDSGIGQAVAVHFAREGADVAIIYKESDDDAKETKRLVENEGRKCTLIKGDLTRKAFRERCAEKIKNLWGNLDILVNNAGIHTSKDTLEKISDKQIQKTFETNIISMISLTRLFLPVMRKGGRIICTTSVTAYRGSDHLIDYAATKGAILSFIRSLSTNLAEKKILVNGIAPGPIWTPLVKETFDDLSTFGKDTPLKRAGQPSEVAPAYVFLASKDAEYITGEVIHINGGDFVGG; encoded by the coding sequence ATGAAAACACAGAACAAGTCACAATCTAAGTCAAAAGTCCCTAAGGAAGGGTTATTTCCTGAGATTATAAGGAATGATTATCTGGGAAGCAGAAAGCTGGCTGATAAAAAAGCTGTCATTTCCGGTGGAGACAGTGGAATAGGACAGGCTGTAGCCGTTCATTTTGCACGGGAAGGCGCAGATGTAGCCATCATTTACAAAGAAAGTGATGATGACGCAAAAGAAACCAAAAGACTGGTAGAAAATGAGGGCCGGAAGTGCACTCTGATTAAAGGAGATCTTACCCGAAAAGCATTCAGAGAAAGATGTGCGGAGAAAATAAAGAACTTATGGGGAAACCTGGATATTCTGGTTAATAATGCCGGAATTCATACCTCAAAAGATACCCTTGAAAAGATCTCGGATAAGCAGATACAGAAAACCTTTGAAACCAATATTATCTCTATGATCTCACTTACAAGGCTTTTTTTGCCGGTAATGAGAAAAGGAGGGAGGATCATCTGCACGACGTCTGTTACGGCTTACCGCGGAAGTGATCACCTGATTGATTATGCAGCTACAAAAGGAGCGATTCTCTCTTTTATCAGGTCATTATCCACCAATCTGGCAGAAAAGAAAATTCTGGTTAACGGTATTGCTCCCGGACCAATATGGACCCCGCTCGTAAAAGAAACCTTTGATGATCTTTCCACATTTGGGAAAGATACCCCGCTGAAACGGGCGGGCCAGCCTTCTGAAGTTGCGCCGGCTTATGTTTTTCTCGCTTCAAAGGATGCAGAGTACATCACGGGAGAAGTCATTCATATTAACGGAGGTGACTTTGTGGGAGGATGA
- a CDS encoding VOC family protein, producing the protein MKISQIYVNLPVKDVQKTRAFWTKLGFSINEQFSDDKAICVIMKEDHIYTMFLKEEFFQTFTNRPFAKGDTTQVLLAVGVDSREEVDRIVNTALENGGSKYSEPLDYGWMYQSAFADIDGHQWEIMHGDVSQMPTE; encoded by the coding sequence ATGAAAATCAGTCAGATTTATGTCAATTTACCCGTAAAAGATGTACAGAAAACCAGAGCATTCTGGACGAAGCTTGGTTTTTCCATCAACGAACAGTTCTCAGATGATAAGGCGATATGTGTAATTATGAAAGAAGATCATATATACACTATGTTTCTGAAAGAAGAATTTTTTCAAACATTTACCAACAGGCCTTTTGCTAAAGGAGATACCACCCAGGTGCTTCTTGCAGTTGGAGTAGACAGCCGTGAAGAAGTAGACCGTATTGTGAATACAGCCCTTGAAAACGGAGGTTCAAAATACAGCGAACCACTGGATTATGGGTGGATGTATCAGAGTGCCTTTGCTGATATAGATGGCCATCAGTGGGAAATAATGCACGGAGATGTTTCCCAGATGCCTACAGAATAA
- a CDS encoding SRPBCC domain-containing protein has translation MEKLSFKIQIEAPPEKVWNVLWGEITYRQWTTAFTEGSFYEGTLEKGSIFKFFDPHQNGMYSRVEQNIPHKEMKFLHLGEIYNGIEVPQQWGDATEAYLLEETEDGTELKTEIQAPEEFKSFFEEKFPAAMQIVKHLSENQL, from the coding sequence ATGGAAAAATTATCATTCAAAATACAGATTGAAGCACCCCCTGAAAAAGTATGGAATGTGCTTTGGGGTGAAATTACCTATCGGCAGTGGACAACTGCTTTCACAGAAGGTTCTTTTTATGAAGGGACACTGGAAAAAGGAAGCATTTTTAAATTTTTTGATCCGCATCAAAATGGGATGTACAGCCGTGTTGAGCAAAATATTCCGCATAAAGAAATGAAATTTCTGCACCTCGGAGAAATTTATAACGGAATAGAAGTTCCTCAGCAATGGGGAGATGCCACAGAAGCTTATCTGTTGGAAGAAACAGAGGATGGAACTGAACTGAAAACCGAAATTCAGGCTCCGGAAGAGTTCAAAAGTTTTTTTGAAGAAAAATTTCCTGCGGCCATGCAAATCGTTAAACATCTTTCGGAAAATCAGCTTTAA
- a CDS encoding SRPBCC family protein, whose amino-acid sequence MDPIKIDITILAPVDKVWNYFNEPKHITKWNFAHESWQCPSSVNDLKVGGKFKNRMEAKDKSFGFDFEGTYDEVIPNEKIKYHMEDGRKVDVIFEKIDENTTKVTEIFDPEKQNSVEMQREGWYAILNNFHKYVENH is encoded by the coding sequence ATGGACCCGATTAAAATAGACATCACAATTTTAGCCCCGGTAGATAAGGTCTGGAATTATTTTAATGAACCCAAACATATTACAAAATGGAATTTTGCCCATGAAAGCTGGCAGTGTCCAAGTTCTGTTAATGATTTGAAAGTGGGAGGAAAGTTCAAAAACAGGATGGAGGCAAAAGATAAAAGCTTCGGGTTTGATTTTGAAGGAACCTATGATGAGGTTATTCCCAATGAAAAAATCAAATATCATATGGAAGACGGGCGGAAGGTAGACGTTATTTTTGAGAAAATAGACGAAAATACAACCAAAGTCACTGAAATTTTTGATCCTGAGAAACAAAACTCTGTGGAAATGCAGCGGGAAGGCTGGTACGCCATTCTCAATAATTTCCATAAATATGTTGAAAACCACTAA
- a CDS encoding S9 family peptidase, whose amino-acid sequence MNFNAKIFGAAQIVLSAIMMNAQTSTTKLPGDPTLPSSKAILEKLVSYDKGNFKYKVEDYFARPKASQFKLSPDGQYLSYKEKDKDSKNHVYVKDLKTGKITKAIVEKDDLIQSYGWLDKKRLFYTQDKGGNENVHLYAADIDGKNLKDLTPFEGITLNIVRLIKDTDYVVVSMNKNNKQIFEPYRINFNTGEMTQLYENKDVNNPIDDYLFDKDGNLRGYSVLEGGLTTKTYYKDLQTGKFNLIKSTDWKDSFSIIRFNDNSKNKDEAYVYTNLDSDKARIVLYDLKKNTVIKEIYSNPVYDAGSISVAGKSRNYELDYISYSGVKGETIPVSKFYKEVDDQLKKEFGDKEFGIVSSDDNNEKLLVIVSSDKLYGTYYEYDTKTKKNKLLYDLMPMLKEADMAEMRPIEFKSRDGLTIHGYITLPKAALEGKKVPMIVNPHGGPQGIRDEWGFNPEAQLFASRGYATLQVNFRISGGYGKEFQKAGYKQIGRKAMDDVEDGVKYAIAQGWADKDKIAIYGGSHGGYATLMGLIKTPDLYACGVDYVGVSNIFTFFDSFPEYWKPYKQMVKEIWYDLDNPEEAKIAKEVSPVFQIDKIKKPLFVVQGANDPRVNINESDQIVKGMRAKGYEVPYMVKYDEGHGFGKEPNRIELYKYMLGFFAENFNRK is encoded by the coding sequence ATGAATTTCAATGCTAAAATTTTCGGTGCGGCACAAATCGTACTATCTGCTATAATGATGAATGCACAAACTTCAACGACTAAGCTCCCGGGTGATCCCACTCTTCCGTCTTCCAAAGCCATTCTTGAGAAACTGGTTTCCTATGATAAAGGAAATTTTAAGTATAAAGTGGAAGATTATTTCGCAAGACCTAAAGCATCACAGTTTAAACTATCTCCTGATGGACAGTATCTTTCCTATAAAGAAAAAGACAAGGACAGCAAAAACCATGTTTACGTTAAAGATCTTAAAACAGGGAAAATTACCAAAGCTATCGTAGAAAAAGACGATCTCATTCAAAGTTACGGCTGGTTGGATAAAAAACGCCTTTTCTATACCCAGGATAAGGGAGGAAATGAAAATGTCCATTTATATGCGGCTGATATTGATGGAAAAAACCTTAAAGATCTCACTCCGTTTGAAGGGATTACCCTGAATATTGTACGGCTGATTAAAGACACAGATTATGTGGTAGTGTCGATGAATAAAAATAACAAACAGATCTTTGAACCGTACAGGATTAATTTCAATACTGGTGAAATGACCCAGCTTTACGAAAACAAAGATGTTAATAACCCTATTGATGACTACCTTTTTGATAAAGACGGAAATCTAAGAGGATATTCAGTTCTTGAAGGTGGATTAACAACGAAAACGTATTATAAAGATCTGCAGACCGGAAAATTCAATCTTATCAAATCTACAGACTGGAAAGACAGTTTCAGTATTATCCGTTTTAATGATAATTCTAAAAATAAGGATGAAGCGTATGTGTACACAAATCTGGACAGCGATAAAGCAAGAATTGTATTGTATGATCTTAAGAAAAATACTGTCATTAAAGAAATCTATTCCAATCCGGTATATGATGCCGGCTCTATAAGTGTTGCTGGAAAAAGCAGGAATTATGAACTGGATTACATTAGCTACAGCGGGGTGAAAGGCGAAACGATTCCTGTAAGCAAATTTTATAAAGAAGTGGATGATCAGCTGAAAAAAGAATTCGGTGATAAAGAATTTGGAATTGTCTCTTCAGATGATAATAATGAAAAGCTTCTGGTGATTGTAAGCAGTGACAAGCTTTACGGAACCTATTATGAATATGATACCAAAACCAAAAAAAACAAGCTGCTTTACGATCTGATGCCCATGCTGAAAGAAGCTGATATGGCAGAAATGAGACCTATTGAATTTAAAAGCAGAGACGGCCTGACGATTCATGGATATATTACACTTCCGAAAGCAGCTCTTGAAGGTAAAAAAGTTCCTATGATCGTTAATCCTCACGGAGGTCCTCAGGGAATCCGGGATGAGTGGGGATTCAATCCGGAAGCACAGCTTTTTGCCAGCAGAGGATATGCAACTCTTCAGGTAAATTTCAGAATTTCAGGTGGATATGGGAAAGAGTTTCAGAAAGCAGGTTATAAGCAGATCGGAAGAAAAGCAATGGATGATGTGGAAGACGGCGTAAAATATGCGATCGCGCAGGGATGGGCAGATAAAGATAAAATTGCCATTTACGGAGGAAGCCATGGAGGATATGCAACATTGATGGGGTTGATCAAAACTCCTGATCTGTATGCGTGCGGGGTAGACTACGTGGGAGTTTCCAATATATTTACTTTCTTTGATTCCTTTCCGGAATACTGGAAGCCTTATAAACAAATGGTAAAAGAGATCTGGTATGATCTGGACAACCCTGAAGAAGCGAAGATTGCGAAAGAAGTATCTCCGGTATTCCAGATTGATAAAATCAAGAAGCCGTTATTTGTGGTACAGGGAGCTAACGATCCAAGAGTTAATATTAATGAATCGGATCAGATTGTAAAAGGAATGCGCGCGAAAGGCTATGAAGTTCCGTACATGGTAAAATATGATGAAGGCCATGGATTTGGAAAAGAACCTAACAGAATTGAGCTGTATAAATATATGCTTGGCTTTTTTGCCGAGAATTTCAATAGAAAATAA
- a CDS encoding VOC family protein, whose protein sequence is MKVSQTYVNLPVKDVQKTRDFWNKLGFAINEPFSDDKAVCVMIKEDTYIMFLKDDYFQTFSNKPVPKGDTSEVLLALGLNSREEVDRIVNSAVENGATQHEEPQDYGWMYQNSFWDLDGHGWNMTYADMSQMPTE, encoded by the coding sequence ATGAAAGTCAGTCAAACCTATGTAAACCTTCCGGTAAAAGACGTACAGAAAACCAGAGATTTCTGGAACAAACTTGGCTTTGCCATCAATGAGCCGTTTTCTGATGATAAGGCAGTATGTGTTATGATAAAAGAAGACACATATATCATGTTCTTAAAAGACGATTATTTCCAGACTTTTTCAAATAAACCTGTTCCCAAAGGAGATACATCCGAAGTACTATTGGCTTTGGGACTGAACAGCCGTGAAGAAGTTGATCGTATTGTAAATTCAGCCGTGGAAAATGGAGCTACACAACATGAAGAACCGCAGGACTATGGATGGATGTATCAAAATTCTTTCTGGGATCTTGACGGACACGGATGGAATATGACTTATGCTGATATGTCCCAAATGCCCACAGAATAA
- a CDS encoding VOC family protein encodes MNNDIFPCLWYDGDAKESAEFYCDVFNGKITADTPVVMNIDLFGQKLMLLNGGPHFKKNPSISFMVICTTEDEVQTYWDKLMEGGMALMPLDTYSWSSKYGWVQDKYGVTWQIFLGDKPTEQKIIPTLMFIHENNGKAMEAMEFYTKTFPNSSIGNILRYGDGGEGHSIPEPAENVQHAHFTIDGYSFFCMDNSYDHQFDFNEGISMVVMTDDQEQTDHFWNTLISDGGRESMCGWLKDRYGMSWQIVPKKLIQLMSDPDQEKAQKVVQAMMKMQKIVIQDLENAYNS; translated from the coding sequence ATGAACAACGATATTTTTCCATGCCTCTGGTACGATGGAGATGCAAAAGAATCCGCTGAATTTTATTGTGACGTATTTAACGGAAAGATCACGGCAGACACTCCTGTTGTTATGAATATTGATCTGTTTGGCCAAAAACTGATGTTGTTGAATGGTGGACCGCATTTCAAAAAAAATCCTTCTATTTCCTTTATGGTCATCTGCACTACCGAAGACGAAGTACAGACCTACTGGGATAAACTGATGGAAGGAGGAATGGCCCTGATGCCTCTGGACACTTATTCATGGAGCAGCAAATACGGCTGGGTACAGGATAAATACGGAGTGACCTGGCAGATATTCCTTGGAGATAAACCAACAGAACAGAAAATAATTCCTACCTTAATGTTCATTCATGAGAATAACGGAAAAGCAATGGAGGCAATGGAATTTTACACCAAAACTTTCCCCAATTCAAGCATAGGAAATATTCTCAGATATGGCGATGGAGGAGAAGGACATTCAATTCCGGAGCCCGCAGAAAATGTACAGCATGCCCATTTTACCATTGATGGTTACAGCTTCTTCTGCATGGATAATTCCTACGATCATCAGTTCGATTTTAATGAAGGGATTTCCATGGTTGTCATGACTGATGATCAGGAACAGACTGATCATTTCTGGAATACCCTTATCTCTGATGGAGGAAGAGAAAGCATGTGTGGCTGGCTGAAAGACCGTTATGGAATGAGCTGGCAGATTGTTCCTAAAAAATTGATCCAGCTGATGAGCGATCCTGATCAGGAAAAAGCCCAGAAAGTAGTTCAGGCGATGATGAAAATGCAGAAAATCGTGATACAGGATCTGGAAAACGCTTATAATTCTTAA
- a CDS encoding SRPBCC family protein, producing METLSYETVINAPQQKVWDILWNPDTYTEWTQYFGPESKMTSDWKVGGKTYFLNAEGEGMVSTIDSIEEPNQIIFKHLGMVDKEGNEDTQSKEVMEWSGCFEKYLLIDLGGKTKLHTEVQVEKEWRDHLNTGFTKGLEVVKNLAEK from the coding sequence ATGGAAACCTTATCGTACGAAACAGTAATCAATGCTCCGCAACAGAAAGTCTGGGATATTCTTTGGAATCCGGACACTTACACTGAATGGACCCAGTATTTTGGCCCGGAGTCTAAAATGACCTCGGACTGGAAAGTGGGCGGGAAAACTTATTTCCTTAATGCAGAAGGAGAAGGAATGGTTTCAACCATTGACAGTATAGAGGAACCCAATCAGATTATTTTCAAACATCTGGGAATGGTTGATAAAGAAGGAAATGAAGATACCCAAAGCAAAGAAGTAATGGAGTGGAGCGGGTGTTTCGAAAAGTATCTTCTGATTGATTTAGGAGGAAAAACAAAACTTCATACCGAAGTGCAGGTAGAAAAGGAATGGAGAGATCATTTGAATACAGGCTTTACAAAAGGCCTTGAAGTAGTAAAGAACCTTGCCGAAAAGTAA
- a CDS encoding J domain-containing protein produces the protein MKDYYYFLGISQDASEEDIKKVYRKLSLKYHPDKNENDDFFAGRFREIQEAYETLSDPARRKAYDQNLESHQKSFRYNIPPAIKTFTANKIHAKKGEEIIISWQTSNADVVKVLPFGLEKPYGERIFKITEFKDGKFQLLLHATNSLLHKTVVQGITITEVFENDTEKFKNTVEEMFKPQPRTLANRYGQPKIVMLIWGIILLIIAVYVLFNNLV, from the coding sequence ATGAAAGATTACTACTATTTTCTCGGGATTTCTCAGGATGCTTCGGAAGAAGACATCAAAAAGGTTTATAGAAAACTTTCTTTAAAATACCATCCGGATAAAAACGAAAATGATGATTTCTTTGCAGGCCGTTTCCGTGAAATTCAGGAAGCTTATGAAACGTTGAGTGATCCGGCCAGAAGAAAAGCATATGATCAGAATTTAGAGAGCCATCAGAAAAGCTTCAGGTATAATATTCCGCCGGCTATCAAAACTTTTACGGCGAATAAAATTCATGCTAAAAAAGGTGAGGAGATTATTATCAGCTGGCAGACAAGCAATGCCGATGTGGTGAAAGTGTTGCCTTTCGGGCTGGAAAAGCCTTATGGTGAGAGAATATTTAAAATCACAGAATTTAAAGACGGAAAATTCCAGCTGCTGCTTCATGCTACCAACTCACTGCTTCATAAAACGGTGGTACAGGGAATTACCATTACAGAAGTCTTTGAAAATGATACTGAAAAATTCAAAAATACGGTAGAGGAAATGTTTAAACCTCAGCCCAGAACATTGGCGAACAGATATGGGCAGCCGAAAATTGTAATGCTGATCTGGGGAATTATTCTTTTAATAATTGCAGTTTATGTGCTTTTCAATAACTTAGTATAA
- a CDS encoding Crp/Fnr family transcriptional regulator produces MTSKALEICYDFPFFMQEELEEIFQAHEKVSFQKGESILIEGKTANEYYILEKGLARSFVNDFNGNEVTTHFFADNEIIIEVLSLFQRIPSQENIVCITDCECWRFDYETFQELFHKIPNLREWGRAWMSKELFTYKQRSVEMFTLSATRRYLNLLEEKPLVVQYAPLKQIASYLGVTDTSLSRIRKELVSHPKKN; encoded by the coding sequence ATGACCAGCAAAGCCTTAGAAATCTGCTATGATTTTCCCTTTTTTATGCAGGAAGAACTTGAAGAAATATTTCAGGCTCATGAAAAAGTATCATTCCAGAAAGGAGAAAGTATTCTTATTGAAGGCAAAACTGCCAATGAATATTATATCCTTGAAAAAGGGCTGGCCCGCTCATTTGTCAATGATTTTAACGGAAATGAAGTAACTACCCATTTCTTTGCAGACAATGAGATCATCATCGAAGTCCTTTCATTGTTTCAGAGAATTCCGTCTCAGGAAAATATTGTCTGCATCACCGACTGCGAATGCTGGAGATTCGATTATGAAACCTTTCAGGAGCTTTTTCATAAAATACCCAACCTCAGAGAGTGGGGAAGAGCATGGATGTCTAAAGAACTGTTTACTTATAAACAGCGTTCCGTGGAAATGTTTACCCTGTCCGCTACCAGGCGTTACCTTAATCTCTTAGAAGAGAAACCGCTCGTTGTGCAGTATGCTCCTCTGAAGCAGATTGCTTCCTATCTTGGGGTTACAGATACTTCCTTAAGCAGAATCCGTAAAGAATTGGTCTCTCATCCTAAGAAAAATTAA
- a CDS encoding DoxX family protein, translated as MKLLAILFTTFILALLITLLFQEKADLVFSGNLGMAVFIIFTGLSHFKFQKGMVMMIPDYIPGKLFWVYFTGVIEIAAGIGLMIPPLREFTAVSLICFYILVFIANIHSSRKQINIFKADYTGPGMKYLYTQRIPMQLILIAWTWYFGIYLN; from the coding sequence ATGAAATTATTAGCCATTCTTTTCACAACTTTTATCCTTGCTCTTCTGATAACCTTACTATTTCAGGAAAAAGCAGATCTTGTATTTTCAGGAAACCTTGGAATGGCCGTGTTCATTATCTTCACCGGACTTTCACACTTTAAATTTCAGAAAGGAATGGTTATGATGATTCCCGATTATATACCAGGAAAACTATTTTGGGTATATTTTACAGGTGTTATTGAAATTGCGGCCGGAATAGGTTTAATGATTCCTCCTCTTCGTGAATTTACTGCCGTATCACTGATTTGTTTCTATATTTTGGTTTTTATAGCCAACATTCATTCATCCAGAAAACAGATCAATATTTTCAAAGCAGACTACACCGGGCCGGGGATGAAATATCTTTATACCCAGAGAATTCCGATGCAGCTGATCCTGATTGCCTGGACATGGTATTTTGGAATTTACCTGAATTGA
- a CDS encoding VOC family protein, giving the protein MAKLNPYLNFDGKAEEAFTFYKSVFGGEFLGEVHKMGNAPGTENLSEEEKNRVMHIALPIGSDLLMASDIVPGFGQTLTVGNNNYVSIFPDSREEADRLFKGLSEGGNVEMPIEDQFWGDYFGSFQDKYGVHWMVNYNEEYSK; this is encoded by the coding sequence ATGGCTAAATTAAATCCGTATTTAAATTTTGATGGGAAAGCAGAAGAAGCGTTCACTTTCTACAAATCTGTTTTCGGAGGAGAATTCCTGGGAGAAGTTCACAAAATGGGAAACGCCCCTGGAACGGAGAATCTTTCTGAGGAAGAAAAAAACAGAGTAATGCATATTGCACTGCCTATTGGTAGCGACCTGCTGATGGCTTCGGATATTGTTCCCGGATTTGGGCAGACCCTTACGGTTGGAAACAATAATTATGTATCTATTTTTCCGGATTCCAGAGAAGAAGCAGACAGACTGTTCAAAGGGCTTTCTGAAGGCGGAAATGTAGAAATGCCTATTGAAGACCAGTTTTGGGGAGACTATTTCGGAAGCTTCCAGGATAAATATGGTGTTCATTGGATGGTGAACTATAATGAAGAATATTCAAAATAA
- a CDS encoding DNA-directed RNA polymerase subunit alpha C-terminal domain-containing protein encodes MINLVIMAQCLSSVCAVSHVVKNDNFLQGILAAPARRALEREKIDSLEKLSDYSEEDIRKLHGFGKNAMDKLKSYMKEHQVSFRDIYI; translated from the coding sequence ATGATAAACTTAGTTATAATGGCCCAATGTTTAAGCTCTGTTTGTGCCGTTAGTCATGTTGTTAAAAATGATAATTTCCTGCAGGGAATCCTGGCAGCACCTGCAAGAAGAGCTTTGGAAAGAGAAAAAATAGACTCTTTGGAAAAGCTTTCGGATTATTCTGAGGAAGACATCCGGAAACTGCATGGTTTTGGTAAAAATGCTATGGATAAGCTGAAGAGCTACATGAAAGAACATCAGGTTTCTTTTAGAGATATTTATATCTGA
- a CDS encoding DinB family protein gives MDTPKSKKMELIIPAYRMHSQSFMNVLEGISEEDALKRIEGKTNHIVWMAGNFVNMRYGLGWVLGLRDEDPYGELFFQGKTLDESFNYPSLADLKKSFHEISPKVYQKLWEVSDEELDEIFEIGMNVPFIKETKLNFAGMCIGREDYLCGQIGLMRRILDYPGMNYDVDENLKY, from the coding sequence ATGGACACGCCAAAATCAAAAAAAATGGAACTCATTATTCCTGCTTACAGGATGCATTCCCAGAGTTTTATGAATGTTCTGGAGGGAATTTCGGAAGAAGATGCTCTGAAAAGAATTGAAGGAAAAACCAATCATATCGTCTGGATGGCAGGAAACTTTGTGAATATGCGGTACGGCCTGGGCTGGGTTCTGGGACTTCGTGACGAAGATCCTTATGGTGAACTTTTTTTCCAGGGCAAAACATTGGATGAAAGTTTTAATTATCCGAGCCTCGCAGATCTGAAAAAGAGTTTTCATGAAATTTCTCCGAAAGTCTATCAGAAACTGTGGGAAGTATCTGATGAAGAGCTGGATGAAATCTTTGAAATCGGAATGAATGTTCCGTTTATTAAGGAAACAAAGCTCAATTTTGCAGGAATGTGCATCGGACGTGAAGATTACCTGTGCGGACAGATCGGATTGATGAGAAGAATTCTGGATTATCCGGGAATGAATTACGATGTAGATGAAAATCTAAAATACTGA
- a CDS encoding alpha/beta fold hydrolase, with amino-acid sequence MEPNEKGYKNVNGIRMYYEIYGAGKPLILIHGGGSSILFDFKEVITRLNGKFQLIGIDLQNHGMSEHRDIPETFEQDAHDVAAVLKELQIEKAAFWGFSNGGNTVMQIAHLYPEITEKLIVASSFFKKSGMMDGFFESMAEATLESMPESLKINFLNLNPDFSKLENLFDKDSKRMQTFEDWDEKILSGIEVPVLFVSGDKDVMKPEHVVEMWRLVKGSQLMILPAGHGSYMMADFEGNTDSDLVDLTVHEIEKFLNS; translated from the coding sequence ATGGAGCCCAACGAAAAAGGATATAAAAATGTCAATGGGATCCGTATGTATTATGAGATCTACGGTGCCGGAAAACCTCTTATATTGATTCATGGAGGCGGTTCTTCTATCTTATTCGATTTTAAGGAAGTTATCACAAGACTGAACGGAAAATTTCAGCTGATAGGAATTGATCTGCAGAACCATGGGATGAGTGAACACCGCGATATTCCCGAAACCTTCGAACAGGACGCCCATGACGTAGCTGCCGTATTGAAAGAACTTCAAATTGAAAAAGCCGCATTCTGGGGATTCAGTAATGGCGGAAATACCGTCATGCAGATCGCCCATCTTTATCCTGAAATCACCGAGAAGCTTATTGTAGCCTCATCTTTTTTTAAGAAAAGTGGTATGATGGACGGTTTCTTCGAAAGTATGGCAGAAGCTACTCTGGAATCGATGCCAGAATCTCTAAAAATTAACTTTCTCAATCTGAATCCCGATTTTTCAAAGCTTGAAAACCTCTTTGATAAAGACAGCAAAAGAATGCAGACTTTTGAAGACTGGGATGAAAAAATTCTCTCGGGTATAGAAGTTCCCGTATTATTCGTCAGCGGTGATAAAGATGTGATGAAGCCGGAACATGTGGTGGAAATGTGGCGTTTGGTAAAAGGTTCCCAACTGATGATTCTGCCAGCAGGACATGGTTCTTATATGATGGCAGACTTTGAAGGAAATACAGATTCTGATCTCGTAGATCTGACTGTACATGAAATAGAAAAATTTTTAAACTCTTAA